In the Syngnathus scovelli strain Florida chromosome 16, RoL_Ssco_1.2, whole genome shotgun sequence genome, one interval contains:
- the si:dkey-16l2.16 gene encoding ras-related protein Rab-35, with protein sequence MAGKDYNHLFKLLIIGDSNVGKSSLLLRFADNSFSGSYITTIGVDFKIRTVDVEGERVKLQIWDTAGQERFRTITSTYYRNTHGVIIVYDVTNPESFVNVKRWLNEISQNCDSVCKVLVGNKNDDPSKKQVDGQDAMRFGESVGVPVFETSAKENINVEEMFMAFTHMVLRAKKQSQNRAERERERERDTVNINAHRERDRRKRAKKCC encoded by the exons ATGGCAGGAAAGGACTACAATCACCTCTTCAAGCTGCTCATCATCGGCGACTCCA ATGTCGGCAAAAGCAGCCTGCTGCTTCGCTTTGCAGACAATTCTTTCTCTG GAAGTTACATCACCACCATTGGTGTGGACTTCAAGATTAGGACGGTGGACGTGGAAGGGGAGCGCGTCAAACTGCAAATTTGGGACACGGCCGGGCAGGAGAGATTCAGGACCATCACCTCCAC gTATTACCGGAACACGCACGGCGTCATCATCGTGTACGACGTGACCAATCCCGAGTCGTTTGTTAATGTCAAGCGCTGGCTCAACGAGATTTCTCAGAACTGCGACAGTGTCTGCAAGGTTCTCG TGGGGAACAAGAACGACGATCCGTCCAAGAAGCAGGTGGACGGCCAAGACGCGATGCGCTTCGGGGAGTCGGTCGGGGTGCCTGTGTTCGAGACCAGTGCCAAAGAAAACATCAACGTAGAAGAG ATGTTCATGGCCTTCACTCACATGGTCCTGCGGGCCAAGAAGCAAAGTCAGAACCGGGCTGAGCGAGAACGTGAGAGGGAAAGGGACACGGTCAACATCAACGCGCATCGAGAGCGGGACCGCCGGAAGAGAGCCAAGAAATGCTGCTGA
- the anapc2 gene encoding anaphase-promoting complex subunit 2, whose translation MDEIAMESAESFGCDAQLGVAEAWETVTAALMSEGSRPEDRDLSASVELLCGQGAARLLASWLLETLQMRLSSSVVPEFWCGLNQMENEVDERGQVWVLLTAFRTLLERLQPFLVGLEQLGAWQNDDPSDVCGTGPRGLQERAFTIIRGLLLFPPSQLLQDRVLGFYSRTFAVYIARKGHAHGDNEGRAPEVGECSGCEVPVDKCWCQEALKHLQELGHILSRVELLEWVSCDALTSILHRLIEQWLEQHCRGEYERSFLDDFQQWLELVVGWLGQVFSSQQVRDSPPDPAVPASSVLKQWRCHMHQFFCRIYVNMRIDELFSIIRDFPESKAAIEDLKFCLERTNQRQQLLTSLRSTFENRLLHPGVHTSDILTVYISAIKTLRELDPSMVVLQVACQPIRKYLRTREDTVRQIVDGLTGDAVTGCTDLASELSRGDPVTLEMQDSDEEAGDPESWTPDPTDAVADMSGSKRRSSDIISLLVSIYGSKDIFINEYRTVLADRLLHQLNYNTAREIRNVELLKLRFGESHMHYCEVMLKDMADSRRINSNIREEEEEGGEEPRQNGEDSQPPSWLSALILSSEFWPQLKEEKMEMPAIVQRATEAYTRRYEKLKAMRTLSWKPHLGSVTLDVELEDRTVSNVTVSPLHAAIILHFQDKSCWTLEELSAALSVPKEAVHRKLALWQQHGVLREESTGRYSVLETASSCKDKTERGAVMMIDSDDERDSNTTTQTQQKEEKMQLFWAYIQAMLTNLDSMTLERIHSMLRMFVVSGPAVTEMDVAELEAFLQRKVREHQLVVSAGVYRLPKTT comes from the exons ATGGACGAAATTGCGATGGAATCGGCTGAGTCTTTTGGATGTGACGCTCAGCTCGGAGTCGCCGAAGCTTGGGAAACCGTCACAGCTGCTCTG ATGTCCGAGGGCAGCAGGCCAGAAGATCGCGACCTGTCGGCCAGTGTGGAGTTGTTGTGCGGTCAGGGTGCCGCTCGGCTTCTGGCCAGTTGGCTGCTGGAGACGCTGCAGATGCGCCTGTCCTCCTCAGTTGTTCCAGAGTTTTGGTGTGGACTCAATCAGATGGAGAATGAAGTGGACGAGAGGGGTCAGGTCTGGGTTCTCCTCACCGCTTTCCGGACGTTGCTGGAACGACTGCAGCCGTTTTTGG TGGgcctggagcagttgggggcgtggCAAAATGACGACCCGTCTGATGTGTGTGGCACGGGACCTCGGGGCCTCCAGGAGCGCGCCTTCACCATCATCAGAGGGTTGCTCCTCTTCCCGCCTTCGCAGCTTCTCCAAGACAGAGTGCTGGGCTTCTATAGCAGGACCTTCGCCGTCTACATAGCGCGGAAGGGACATGCCCATGGGGACAATGAGGGGCGTGCCCCTGAGGTTGGCGAATGCAGCGGATGCGAGGTCCCCGTCGACAAGTGTTGGTGTCAAGAGGCTCTCAAACATCTGCAGGAGCTCGGCCACATCCT GTCCAGGGTGGAGCTCTTGGAATGGGTCAGCTGCGACGCCCTCACGTCCATCTTGCACCGCCTCATCGAGCAGTGGCTGGAGCAGCACTGCCGGGGCGAGTATGAGCGATCCTTTCTGGATGACTTCCAACAG TGGTTGGAGCTGGTGGTAGGTTGGCTGGGTCAGGTGTTTTCCAGCCAGCAGGTCCGCGACAGTCCCCCGGATCCCGCCGTGCCGGCGAGTTCGGTGCTGAAGCAGTGGCGTTGTCACATGCATCAGTTCTTCTGCAGGATCTACGTCAACATGAGGATAGACGAGTTGTTCAGCATCATCCGAG ACTTCCCGGAATCCAAAGCGGCAATTGAAGACCTCAAGTTCTGTCTGGAACGAACCAACCAGCGCCAGCAACTCCTCACGTCGCTCAGGTCTACTTTTGAGAATCGCTTGCTGCACCCAG GAGTCCACACGTCGGACATCCTCACCGTTTATATCTCGGCCATCAAGACCCTACGAGAACTGGACCCCTCCATGGTGGTTCTGCAGGTGGCCTGCCAGCCCATCAGGAAGTATCTCAG GACGCGCGAGGACACGGTCCGCCAGATCGTGGACGGGCTGACAGGTGACGCGGTGACGGGTTGCACCGACCTGGCCTCGGAGCTTTCCCGAGGCGACCCCGTCACATTGGAGATGCAGGACAGCGACGAGGAGGCCGGCGACCCTGAGAGCTGGACTCCCGACCCCACCGACGCCGTGGCCG ATATGTCGGGCTCCAAACGACGCTCGTCGGACATCATCAGCCTGCTGGTGAGCATCTACGGCAGCAAGGACATCTTCATCAACGAGTACCGCACCGTGCTGGCCGACAGGCTGCTGCATCAGCTCAACTACAACACTGCCAG GGAAATCAGGAATGTGGAGCTGCTGAAACTTCGCTTTGGAGAATCGCACATGCACTACTGTGAGGTCATGCTGAAG GACATGGCCGACTCTCGCCGCATCAACAGCAacatccgcgaggaggaagaggagggaggggaggagcCACGGCAGAATGGGGAGGATTCTCAGCCACCCTCGTGGCTCTCGGCCCTCATCCTGTCTTCTGAGTTTTGGCCGCAGTTGAAGGAGGAAAAAATGGAGATGCCCGCCATCGTGCAACGTGCCACGGAAGCCTACACGCGACGATACGAGAAGCTCAAG GCCATGCGGACTCTCAGCTGGAAGCCTCATTTGGGGTCTGTCACGCTGGACGTGGAGCTGGAGGACCGAACGGTCAGCAACGTCACCGTGTCGCCACTGCACGCCGCCATCATCCTGCACTTTCAGGACAAAA GTTGTTGGACCTTGGAGGAGCTGAGCGCCGCCCTGAGCGTCCCCAAGGAAGCGGTGCACAGGAAGTTGGCGCTATGGCAGCAACACGGCGTCCTACGCGAGGAAAGCACCGGCCGCTACTCGGTGCTAGAGACGGCGTCATCCTGCAAGGACAAAACGGAGCGCGGCGCCGTCATGATGATCGACAGCGACGACGAGCGAGACTCTAACACCACCACGCAGACGCAGCAGAAAGAGGAGAAGATGCAG CTGTTCTGGGCATACATCCAGGCCATGCTGACTAACCTGGACAGCATGACGCTGGAGCGCATCCACTCCATGCTTCGGATGTTTGTGGTGTCGGGACCCGCCGTCACCGAGATGGACGTCGCAGAGCTGGAGGCCTTCCTGCAGCGCAAGGTCCGCGAGCACCAGCTCGTAGTCTCCGCCGGTGTCTACAGGCTGCCCAAGACCACCTGA
- the rnf25 gene encoding E3 ubiquitin-protein ligase RNF25 isoform X1, with amino-acid sequence MAATESEVLCEIEVLQSIYLDDLRVTRTQDRHWEVSLVLYPSTAEDSGSQFVRLCLKLTLDDQYPCSSPDISIHNPRGLSDDKLSSLQQSLELEAESCVGSPILYQLIEVAAVTLKPQNRKFNNLNLLLFHFVLQKAKEILTESNIPHGNCVICLYGFKEGESFSKTHCYHYFHSHCLGRYARHSEEEIRLRQQEMADDKTAMQHQELMVVCPVCREPLIYNLDQLTASTAPQLPELDGAAIRSKFQQKWRELEKILDRQRCRGGVIDPEEESNRFLIHINEAPPPPSDGNGAVDPLLPTASELLPPSAQPFTPPPTHCTGTHRQPQAHKRPSYGRGPKRGGGHRTNHIKGGAPISEHLDSLRLSSEPAEAPPGAMCENPHAHVTLCQTGSHFSDKHMAGGRAQRARRKGPQHSAHGGPSQYHRRDTRAQRGGAPGGLPQHHRWDARAQRGGAPRQQRVGGPEEEL; translated from the exons ATGGCGGCGACGGAGAGCGA GGTTCTGTGTGAGATTGAGGTGCTGCAGTCCATCTACTTGGATGACCTGCGTGTCACCAGGACACAAGACAG GCACTGGGAGGTTAGTCTGGTTCTGTACCCGTCCACGGCCGAAGATTCTGGATCGCAGTTTGTCCGACTCTGCTTGAAGCTGACCCTCGATGACCAG TATCCGTGCTCATCTCCTGACATCTCCATTCACAACCCGCGAGGACTCTCTGATGACAAGCTCAGCAG CCTTCAGCAAAGTCTTGAGCTTGAAGCTGAGTCATGCGTGGGCTCACCCATCTTGTACCAGCTGATTGAGGTTGCGGCCGTCACGCTTAAACCTCAAAACAGAAAGTTCAACAATCTCAACCTTCTTCTTTTCCATTTCGTCCTTCAGAAAGCCAAAGAAATCCTGACTGAAAGCAACATTCCTCACGGGAACTGTGTCATCTGCTTGTACGGATTCAAG GAGGGAGAGTCGTTCAGCAAGACGCACTGCTATCACTACTTCCACTCTCACTGCCTGGGACGCTACGCTCGACACTCGGAAGAGGAGATACGCCTCcgccagcaggagatggccgacGACAAGACAGCCATGCAACATCAG GAGCTGATGGTGGTTTGTCCCGTGTGCCGCGAGCCTCTGATCTACAACCTGGACCAGCTGACGGCCAGTACCGCGCCACAGCTGCCTGAG CTGGACGGCGCCGCCATCCGCTCCAAGTTCCAGCAAAAGTGGCGAGAACTCGAGAAGATTCTGGACAGACAACGCTGTAGAGGAGGCGTCATCGATCCCGAGGAGGAGTCCAATCGGTTCCTCATACACATCAATGAG gctcctcctcctccttctgatGGCAACGGCGCTGTGGACCCTCTGCTACCCACCGCCTCTGAGCTCCTTCCCCCATCAGCACAGCCCTTTACTCCACCGCCAACGCATTGCACAGGCACTCACAGGCAGCCTCAGGCACACAAGCGCCCCAGCTACGGCAGGGGTCCCAAGAGAGGAGGCGGGCACCGAACGAATCACATTAAAGGAGGCGCCCCCATCTCAGAGCACCTGGACTCGCTCCGTCTGTCATCGGAGCCCGCCGAGGCCCCGCCTGGCGCCATGTGTGAGAATCCGCATGCTCACGTGACTCTTTGCCAAACAGGAAGTCACTTTTCTGACAAACATATGGCTGGGGGACGTGCCCAACGGGCCCGAAGAAAGGGCCCGCAGCACTCTGCCCATGGGGGCCCCTCTCAATACCACCGCCGGGACACTCGGGCACAGAGGGGAGGGGCGCCCGGGGGTCTCCCTCAACACCATCGCTGGGACGCTAGGGCACAGAGGGGAGGGGCGCCCCGCCAGCAGAGGGTGGGGGGGCCAGAGGAGGAgctctga
- the rnf25 gene encoding E3 ubiquitin-protein ligase RNF25 isoform X2 — protein sequence MAATESEVLCEIEVLQSIYLDDLRVTRTQDRHWEVSLVLYPSTAEDSGSQFVRLCLKLTLDDQYPCSSPDISIHNPRGLSDDKLSSLQQSLELEAESCVGSPILYQLIEKAKEILTESNIPHGNCVICLYGFKEGESFSKTHCYHYFHSHCLGRYARHSEEEIRLRQQEMADDKTAMQHQELMVVCPVCREPLIYNLDQLTASTAPQLPELDGAAIRSKFQQKWRELEKILDRQRCRGGVIDPEEESNRFLIHINEAPPPPSDGNGAVDPLLPTASELLPPSAQPFTPPPTHCTGTHRQPQAHKRPSYGRGPKRGGGHRTNHIKGGAPISEHLDSLRLSSEPAEAPPGAMCENPHAHVTLCQTGSHFSDKHMAGGRAQRARRKGPQHSAHGGPSQYHRRDTRAQRGGAPGGLPQHHRWDARAQRGGAPRQQRVGGPEEEL from the exons ATGGCGGCGACGGAGAGCGA GGTTCTGTGTGAGATTGAGGTGCTGCAGTCCATCTACTTGGATGACCTGCGTGTCACCAGGACACAAGACAG GCACTGGGAGGTTAGTCTGGTTCTGTACCCGTCCACGGCCGAAGATTCTGGATCGCAGTTTGTCCGACTCTGCTTGAAGCTGACCCTCGATGACCAG TATCCGTGCTCATCTCCTGACATCTCCATTCACAACCCGCGAGGACTCTCTGATGACAAGCTCAGCAG CCTTCAGCAAAGTCTTGAGCTTGAAGCTGAGTCATGCGTGGGCTCACCCATCTTGTACCAGCTGATTGAG AAAGCCAAAGAAATCCTGACTGAAAGCAACATTCCTCACGGGAACTGTGTCATCTGCTTGTACGGATTCAAG GAGGGAGAGTCGTTCAGCAAGACGCACTGCTATCACTACTTCCACTCTCACTGCCTGGGACGCTACGCTCGACACTCGGAAGAGGAGATACGCCTCcgccagcaggagatggccgacGACAAGACAGCCATGCAACATCAG GAGCTGATGGTGGTTTGTCCCGTGTGCCGCGAGCCTCTGATCTACAACCTGGACCAGCTGACGGCCAGTACCGCGCCACAGCTGCCTGAG CTGGACGGCGCCGCCATCCGCTCCAAGTTCCAGCAAAAGTGGCGAGAACTCGAGAAGATTCTGGACAGACAACGCTGTAGAGGAGGCGTCATCGATCCCGAGGAGGAGTCCAATCGGTTCCTCATACACATCAATGAG gctcctcctcctccttctgatGGCAACGGCGCTGTGGACCCTCTGCTACCCACCGCCTCTGAGCTCCTTCCCCCATCAGCACAGCCCTTTACTCCACCGCCAACGCATTGCACAGGCACTCACAGGCAGCCTCAGGCACACAAGCGCCCCAGCTACGGCAGGGGTCCCAAGAGAGGAGGCGGGCACCGAACGAATCACATTAAAGGAGGCGCCCCCATCTCAGAGCACCTGGACTCGCTCCGTCTGTCATCGGAGCCCGCCGAGGCCCCGCCTGGCGCCATGTGTGAGAATCCGCATGCTCACGTGACTCTTTGCCAAACAGGAAGTCACTTTTCTGACAAACATATGGCTGGGGGACGTGCCCAACGGGCCCGAAGAAAGGGCCCGCAGCACTCTGCCCATGGGGGCCCCTCTCAATACCACCGCCGGGACACTCGGGCACAGAGGGGAGGGGCGCCCGGGGGTCTCCCTCAACACCATCGCTGGGACGCTAGGGCACAGAGGGGAGGGGCGCCCCGCCAGCAGAGGGTGGGGGGGCCAGAGGAGGAgctctga
- the kat8 gene encoding histone acetyltransferase KAT8, with the protein MDADLDSCTAGNERRDVDASLRAACSSNGSGDEDAETEAPGREAGDGPGSQHTQERSILLGGREQEVSVEIGGTYLCQRADKTWHAAEVIQSRLNEQEGREEFYVHYVGFNRRLDEWVGKARLALTKTVKDAVRKSVEVGGVGDIGEQPERKITRNQKRKHDEINHVQKTYAEMDPTTAALEKEHEAITKVKYVDKIQIGNFEIDAWYFSPFPEDYGKQPKLWICEYCLKYMKYENTFRHHLSNCQWKQPPGKEIYRRSNISVYEVDGRDHKIYCQNLCLLAKLFLDHKTLYFDVEPFIFYILTEVNKQGAHIVGYFSKEKESPDGNNVACILTLPPYQRRGYGKFLIAFSYELSKLESAVGSPEKPLSDLGKLSYRSYWSWVLLEILRDFRGTLSIKDLSQMTSITQSDIISTLQSLNMVKYWKGQHVICVTPKLVEEHLKSAQYKKPPITVDTLCLKWAPPKNKQAKLSKK; encoded by the exons ATGGACGCGGATCTAGACTCCTGTACCGCGGGGAACGAGCGCAGGGATGTGGATGCCAGCCTCCGAGCGGCGTGCTCGTCGAACGGAAGTGGCGACGAGGACGCCGAAACAGAGGCTCCTGGCCGGGAGGCGGGAGACGGCCCCGGCAGCCAGCACACCCAGGAGAGGAGCATCCTGCTCGGTGGCAGAGAGCAGGAAGTGTCGGTGGAGATCGGAGGAACCTATTTGTGCCAACGAGCCGATAAAACATGGC ACGCAGCAGAAGTGATCCAGTCTCGACTAAACGAGCAGGAAGGACGAGAAGAGTTCTACGTCCACTATGTCGGCT TCAACAGGCGCCTGGATGAGTGGGTCGGCAAAGCACGGCTGGCGCTGACCAAGACGGTGAAGGACGCGGTGAGGAAGAGCGTGGAGGTGGGCGGCGTGGGAGACATTGGCGAGCAGCCTGAGCGCAAGATCACACGCAACCAGAAACGCAAACATGACGAGATCAACCACGTGCAGAAG ACGTACGCTGAGATGGACCCAACCACGGCGGCCCTGGAAAAGGAACACGAGGCG ATCACCAAGGTGAAATATGTGGACAAGATCCAGATCGGCAACTTTGAGATTGACGCCTGGTACTTCTCGCCCTTCCCCGAAGATTACGGCAAACAACCCAAACTTTGGATCTGCGAGTACTGCCTCAAGTACATGAAGTATGAGAACACCTTCAGGCACCACCTG TCCAACTGCCAGTGGAAGCAGCCTCCAGGCAAGGAGATCTACCGCAGGAGCAACATCTCCGTCTACGAGGTAGATGGACGAGACCACAAG ATCTACTGTCAGAACTTGTGTCTGCTGGCCAAACTATTCCtggaccacaaaacactttacTTTGACGTGGAGCCCTTCATTTTCTACATCCTCACCGAAGTCAACAAGCAGGGGGCGCACATCGTGGGATACTTCTCTAAA GAGAAAGAATCTCCAGACGGTAACAACGTGGCCTGCATCCTCACTCTGCCACCGTACCAACGCCGCGGCTACGGCAAGTTCCTCATCGCCTTCA GTTATGAGCTGTCCAAGCTGGAGAGCGCTGTGGGTTCACCAGAGAAGCCGCTGTCCGACCTGGGCAAGTTGAGCTACCGCAGTTACTGGTCCTGGGTGCTTTTGGAGATCCTCCGAGACTTTAGAGGGACTCTTTCCATCAAAGACCTCAG CCAGATGACGAGCATCACGCAGAGTGACATCATCAGCACGCTGCAGTCACTCAACATGGTCAAGTACTGGAAAGGACAGCACGTAATTTGCGTCACGCCCAAATTGGTGGAGGAGCACCTCAAAAGCGCCCAGTACAAGAAGCCGCCCATCACTG TGGACACGCTGTGCCTCAAGTGGGCGCCTCCCAAGAACAAGCAGGCCAAGCTGTCCAAGAAGTGA
- the LOC125983257 gene encoding xylosyltransferase 1 yields the protein MKAHACPRRLAVSLRLRSRSGVAAAALAVLLIQTLLVWNFTSLDGSSGGERSGREKRAVGRDKADWQPPRSGLLRRTESPPQPSQPLELGNAVGRHKLRADIYRSHRPKEKRYLSPDSNNNENSVPKDLEHVDGGRPGKPHQRPDGKTQNVPAKVAERAVALPRAAIGGWSSTVPPSIAPSPASVTKCEMGSKEVISALSRAKSRECRQRIADVYCRHKDNVLMPTKLPTYCPLQGKVSVNIQWDEEDVSERATSSPVRLAFVLVVHGRASRQFHRLFKAIYHTAHFYYIHVDQRSDFLHREVTLLAGQYTNVRVTPWRMATIWGGASLLAMYLRAMEDLLDMHDWSWDFFVNLSAADYPVRTNDQLVSFLSKYRHLNFIKSHGRDNTRFIRKQGLDRLFLECDTHMWRLGDRKIPEGIAVDGGSDWFLLNRAFVEYVIRSTDELVAGLKRFYAFTLLPAESFFHTVLENSALCGSMVDNNLRLTNWNRKLGCKCQYKHIVDWCGCSPNDFKPADMPRFLQTSRPTFFARKFEASVSQEIINQLDAHLFGAPAPGLLGLSAYWENVYERETDGADGLTDAALSHYHAFARLGLERAAAAASLRGHTAHDTCRYEATGHPTSVHMYFVSDQFQGYLVRHTALNRASAQTETLETWVTPRELFSFGGPPNAANRLQHIQVGADWDAKERIFRRRGGPLGPEDEVSAAQHWSRAANNLTATVVWIDPTNVIAATYDIHVDANADVTHYRPPLVAPLRPGVWTLRILNRWSPLGQTRFLIAPLQFRRRRPITQEEARVAHGGPSGRTYMEQSFHGLNPVLRLPLSLNAMEEAEANAGLTGEPLRRWMDHLLAGFWTAAGVCAAGPAPSACHVLPLCRRTAWSSDSPDPKSQVGPAGLDGRIR from the exons ATGAAGGCTCACGCGTGTCCCCGCAGGCTGGCTGTCAGTCTCCGCCTCCGCTCCCGGTCGGGGGTAGCGGCCGCAGCACTGGCCGTGCTGCTCATCCAGACTCTGCTGGTGTGGAACTTCACCAGCCTGGATGGCTCGTCCGGCGGAGAGCGAAGCGGCCGCGAGAAGCGAGCCGTCGGCCGGGACAAAGCCGACTGGCAGCCGCCCAGGAGCGGGCTGCTGCGGAGGACCGAGTCGCCGCCGCAGCCCTCGCAGCCGCTGGAGCTGGGAAACGCTGTCGGAAGACACAAGCTCCGAGCC GACATTTACCGCTCGCACCGGCCCAAAGAAAAGCGATATTTGTCCCCTGACAGCAACAACAACGAGAACTCAGTCCCCAAAGACTTGGAGCACGTGGACGGCGGCCGCCCGGGAAAGCCACACCAGCGACCCGACGGCAAAACGCAAAACGTGCCGGCAAAAGTGGCCGAGCGAGCTGTCGCGCTCCCTCGGGCGGCAATTGGTGGCTGGTCGTCGACAGTGCCGCCGAGCATCGCCCCCTCGCCGGCATCAGTGACCAAGTGCGAGATGGGCAGCAAAGAAGTCATCTCGGCGCTGTCGCGGGCCAAAAGTCGTGAGTGTCGTCAGCGGATTGCCGACGTCTACTGCCGCCACAAGGACAACGTCCTCATGCCGACTAAACTACCCACCTACTGCCCCCTGCAGG GTAAAGTGAGCGTGAACATCCAATGGGACGAGGAGGACGTGTCGGAGCGGGCAACGTCGTCGCCGGTGCGTCTGGCCTTCGTGCTGGTGGTGCACGGGCGTGCCTCACGCCAATTCCACCGCCTCTTTAAGGCCATCTACCACACGGCGCACTTCTATTACATCCACGTGGACCAG AGGTCGGACTTCCTTCACCGCGAGGTGACTCTGCTGGCCGGCCAGTACACCAATGTGCGCGTGACGCCGTGGAGGATGGCCACCATCTGGGGCGGCGCCAGTTTGCTGGCCATGTACCTGCGCGCCATGGAGGACCTCCTGGACATGCACGATTGGTCATGGGACTTCTTCGTCAACCTCAGCGCTGCTGACTACCCAGTCAG GACCAACGATCAGCTGGTGTCCTTCTTGTCCAAATATCGACACCTCAACTTTATCAAGTCTCACGGACGAGACAACACCCG TTTTATCCGCAAGCAGGGCCTGGACCGCCTCTTCCTGGAGTGCGATACGCACATGTGGCGTCTCGGGGACCGTAAAATCCCGGAAGGCATCGCCGTGGATGGCGGCTCCGACTGGTTCCTGCTCAACCGAGCCTTCGTGGAATACGTGATCCGATCCACCGATGAACTGGTCGCCGGTTTAAAGCGATTCTACGCCTTCACGCTTCTTCCTGCTGAG TCGTTCTTCCACACGGTGCTAGAGAACAGCGCCCTCTGTGGCAGCATGGTGGACAACAACCTGAGGCTGACCAACTGGAACCGCAAGCTGGGCTGCAAATGTCAGTATAAGCACATCGTGGATTGGTGCGGCTGCTCACCCAACGACTTCAAGCCCGCCGACATGCCGCGCTTCctg CAAACGTCGCGCCCCACCTTCTTTGCCAGGAAGTTCGAAGCCAGCGTCAGCCAGGAAATAATCAACCAACTGGACGCGCACTTGTTCGGGGCTCCAgcaccaggcctgctgggcctgaGCGCGTACTGGGAGAACGTCTACGAGCGGGAGACGGACGGCGCAGACGGCTTGACAGACGCCGCGCTCAGCCACTACCACGCCTTTGCTCGCTTGGGCCTGGAGcgtgcggccgccgccgcctcgcTGCGGGGTCACACTGCCCACGACACCTGCAG GTATGAGGCGACAGGCCACCCCACGTCCGTGCACATGTACTTTGTGTCGGACCAGTTCCAGGGCTACCTGGTGCGCCACACGGCGCTCAACCGAGCCTCTGCTCAGACGGAGACTCTGGAGACCTGGGTGACTCCCCGGGAACTTTTTAGCTTCGGCGGACCCCCCAACGCTGCCAACAGGCTGCAGCACATACAG GTGGGGGCGGACTGGGACGCCAAGGAGCGCATATTCCGCCGGCGCGGCGGGCCGCTGGGGCCCGAAGACGAGGTGTCGGCGGCGCAGCACTGGAGTCGTGCTGCGAATAACCTAACGGCGACGGTGGTGTGGATTGACCCCACCAACGTGATCGCTGCCACCTACGATATCCACGTGGACGCCAACGCAGACGTCACTCACTACCGCCCTCCATTGGTGGCGCCGCTTCGCCCCGGCGTCTGGACCCTCAGGATCCTTAACCGCTGGAGTCCGCTGGGACAGACACGCTTTCTCATTGCTCCGTTGCAATTTCGCCGGCGGCGGCCCATCACGCAAG AGGAGGCACGCGTGGCCCACGGCGGCCCGTCAGGTCGGACGTACATGGAGCAGAGCTTCCACGGGCTGAACCCGGTACTGCGCCTGCCGCTCAGCTTGAACGCGATGGAGGAAGCGGAGGCCAACGCCGGCCTGACGGGAGAGCCGCTGCGCCGCTGGATGGACCACCTGCTGGCCGGTTTCTGGACGGCAGCCGGCGTGTGCGCTGCCGgccccgccccctccgcctGCCACGTCCTGCCGCTCTGCCGTCGTACCGCCTGGAGCTCGGACAGCCCTGACCCCAAATCCCAAGTGGGGCCGGCCGGGCTCGATGGCCGCATCAGGTAA